One window of Alkaliphilus metalliredigens QYMF genomic DNA carries:
- the hrcA gene encoding heat-inducible transcriptional repressor HrcA: MMQLNERKLKILQAIIQDYIYTAEPVGSRSLSKKYDLQVSPATIRNEMADLEDMGYLIQPYTSAGRIPSDKGYRLYVDHLLQLEKNMVIQRDQIRSDLLNRFGEIEQLLQYSSKILSQLTNYTTIALAPQIKEVRLKHIQLIPMDEHHLLGIIITDTGLIKKTVLQVPEGLDAEAISKISEVINGRLQGVAIKGIPGEFTEEFTHELEQLSHGFDSVIPKMFQTLEELDKIELFLHGTTNIFNFPEFNDIFKAKSFLSMLEEKELISQLILSSSHKGMNATIGSENIYKEAKEYSLVTATYKIDEDVIGFVSIIGPTRMDYSNVMSTMGQVNKYINEVLKGKYK, encoded by the coding sequence ATGATGCAACTAAATGAAAGAAAACTAAAAATATTACAGGCGATCATACAAGACTATATTTATACAGCAGAGCCTGTGGGCTCTAGAAGCCTATCGAAAAAGTATGATCTTCAAGTCAGCCCAGCGACCATACGGAATGAAATGGCTGATTTAGAGGATATGGGGTACCTGATCCAGCCGTATACATCTGCTGGTAGGATTCCATCCGATAAAGGCTATCGTTTGTATGTGGATCATTTGCTCCAGCTAGAAAAAAACATGGTGATTCAACGAGATCAGATTAGAAGTGATCTTCTTAATCGTTTTGGGGAAATCGAGCAGCTATTACAATATAGCTCCAAGATTTTATCTCAACTGACTAATTATACAACCATTGCTTTGGCGCCTCAAATCAAGGAAGTTAGGTTGAAGCATATTCAATTGATACCAATGGATGAGCATCATCTTCTGGGAATTATCATAACCGATACAGGACTCATTAAAAAGACGGTATTACAAGTGCCGGAAGGGTTAGATGCTGAGGCAATTAGTAAGATTTCAGAGGTCATCAACGGAAGGCTTCAGGGAGTTGCCATTAAAGGGATTCCAGGAGAATTCACTGAGGAATTTACACATGAATTAGAACAATTAAGCCATGGTTTTGATTCAGTGATTCCTAAGATGTTCCAAACATTAGAAGAGCTAGATAAAATTGAACTTTTCTTGCATGGTACCACAAATATATTTAACTTTCCTGAATTTAATGATATTTTTAAGGCCAAATCATTTTTATCAATGCTTGAGGAAAAAGAGCTAATTAGTCAACTGATTCTATCCTCTAGTCATAAGGGAATGAATGCCACCATTGGAAGTGAAAATATTTATAAAGAAGCTAAAGAATACAGCTTAGTGACAGCAACCTATAAGATTGATGAAGACGTCATTGGATTTGTTAGTATTATTGGCCCAACAAGAATGGATTATTCCAATGTGATGAGTACCATGGGCCAGGTCAATAAATATATTAATGAAGTGCTAAAAGGTAAATACAAGTAA
- the hemW gene encoding radical SAM family heme chaperone HemW: MKMNIKEGETMKEIGLYIHIPFCEKKCYYCDFTSFSGEKHLIGPYVEALKQEVLLYKEALTGYEIKTIFFGGGTPSILSGEAMAELMEWIRRHVEIDTKAEISMEANPGLLSKDKLHRYYDSGINRLSIGLQACQDHLLKSLGRIHTYGDFIQNLADARGVGFSNINVDMMFALPNQSMNEWKASLTEIIDLGVPHLSTYGLIIEEGTSFNQWVEDKKIKTLDEELELAMFHETIRILKSKGYTHYEISNFSKPEYECRHNQIYWRNRPYLGLGVGAHSYFEKMRFSNTSHIGIYINKINIGEKPLDTQELITRNDEISETMFLGLRLLEGVSINDFTERFQSSVFDVYGDVINKLISQGLLTIKGDRIRLSQRGVDLSNIVFAEMLLE; this comes from the coding sequence ATGAAAATGAATATAAAAGAAGGTGAAACTATGAAAGAAATAGGACTTTACATCCATATTCCCTTTTGTGAAAAGAAGTGTTATTACTGTGATTTCACTTCCTTTAGTGGGGAAAAACATTTGATTGGGCCCTATGTAGAAGCATTAAAGCAGGAAGTGTTGTTATATAAAGAAGCCTTAACAGGATATGAAATCAAAACCATTTTCTTTGGTGGTGGAACGCCTTCAATACTATCTGGAGAAGCCATGGCAGAATTGATGGAATGGATTAGGCGACATGTTGAGATTGATACTAAGGCAGAGATTTCCATGGAAGCCAACCCTGGACTTTTATCTAAGGACAAATTACATAGGTATTATGATAGTGGGATTAATCGCTTAAGTATCGGACTGCAAGCCTGTCAGGATCACCTGCTAAAATCCCTAGGCAGAATCCACACCTATGGGGACTTCATTCAAAATCTAGCAGATGCCCGTGGGGTGGGATTTTCTAATATCAATGTAGATATGATGTTTGCCTTGCCTAATCAAAGCATGAATGAATGGAAAGCTTCTTTAACGGAAATAATTGATTTAGGGGTACCACATCTTTCGACCTATGGTCTGATTATTGAAGAGGGGACGTCTTTCAATCAATGGGTGGAGGATAAAAAGATCAAAACCCTAGATGAGGAACTAGAACTAGCTATGTTCCATGAAACAATCAGGATATTAAAATCAAAGGGCTATACTCATTATGAAATTTCGAATTTTTCTAAACCAGAATATGAATGTCGGCATAATCAAATTTATTGGCGTAATCGTCCTTATTTAGGCCTGGGAGTGGGGGCACATTCATATTTTGAAAAAATGCGTTTTTCCAATACATCTCATATTGGTATCTATATTAATAAGATTAATATAGGGGAAAAACCCTTGGACACCCAGGAGCTAATCACTCGAAATGATGAAATCAGCGAAACGATGTTTTTGGGACTGAGGCTCCTAGAGGGTGTTTCCATCAATGACTTTACCGAGCGCTTTCAATCCTCTGTTTTTGATGTCTATGGAGACGTGATCAATAAGTTAATTTCCCAGGGACTTTTAACGATAAAGGGTGATCGCATTCGGTTGAGCCAAAGAGGCGTGGATTTATCTAATATCGTTTTTGCAGAAATGCTGCTAGAATAA
- the lepA gene encoding translation elongation factor 4, with protein MPSDRQRKIRNFSIIAHIDHGKSTLADRLIERTGLISQREMQAQVLDNMELERERGITIKLQSIRLIYKAKDGQDYYLNLIDTPGHVDFTYEVSRSLAACEGAILVVDAAQGIEAQTMANVYLALEQNLEIIPVINKIDLPSARPDEIKREIEDIIGLDASEAPLISAKDGLNIDDVLEAIVKNIPPPTEDEEAPLKALVFDSYYDNYKGVVAYTRVVEGTVKKGMKIRMMATKKEFEVTEVGVYSPGPIQLDQLSAGDVGYIAASIKDVRYCRVGDTITDALNPTEHSLPGYRKVTPMVYCGVYPAEGEKYEDVRDALDRLQVNDAALVFEAETSAALGFGFRCGFLGLLHMEIIQERLEREFNLDLVTTAPSVIYRVTKTNGEVVMIQNPANLPVTQEISVIEEPIVKATIMVPSEYAGIVIELCQDRRGEMKGMDYIEETRVNLHYELPLNEVIYDFFDALKSKTKGYGSLDYEMKGYKPSTLVKLDILINSEQVDALSFIVHESKAYARGKGMCEKLKDEIPRHQFPVPLQASIGTKIIARETIRALRKDVLAKCYGGDISRKKKLLEKQKKGKKRMRQVGSVEVPQKAFMSVLKLDT; from the coding sequence ATGCCAAGTGATAGACAACGGAAAATACGGAATTTCTCCATTATTGCACATATTGATCATGGGAAATCTACCTTGGCTGACCGTTTGATTGAACGTACTGGTCTCATTTCACAAAGGGAAATGCAGGCACAAGTATTAGACAATATGGAGTTAGAGAGAGAACGTGGCATTACTATTAAGCTACAGTCGATTCGTCTGATTTACAAAGCAAAAGATGGACAAGACTACTATTTAAACTTGATAGACACCCCGGGACACGTAGACTTTACATATGAGGTATCAAGGAGCTTAGCAGCCTGCGAAGGTGCCATTTTAGTTGTAGATGCAGCCCAAGGAATCGAAGCACAAACCATGGCAAATGTTTATTTAGCCCTAGAGCAAAATTTAGAAATCATACCCGTCATTAATAAAATAGATCTGCCTAGCGCTAGACCCGACGAAATTAAGCGAGAAATAGAAGATATTATTGGTCTTGATGCCAGCGAAGCTCCATTGATTTCTGCAAAGGATGGTCTCAATATTGATGACGTCCTAGAGGCTATTGTCAAAAACATACCGCCACCAACGGAAGATGAAGAGGCTCCACTGAAGGCCCTAGTATTTGATTCTTATTATGATAACTATAAGGGTGTGGTTGCCTATACTCGGGTAGTAGAAGGCACTGTCAAAAAGGGTATGAAAATCAGAATGATGGCCACTAAGAAAGAGTTTGAAGTCACCGAGGTGGGTGTGTACTCACCGGGCCCTATTCAACTAGACCAGTTAAGTGCAGGAGATGTTGGATATATCGCTGCCAGCATTAAGGATGTACGCTATTGTCGTGTGGGAGATACCATTACAGATGCCCTGAATCCAACGGAACATTCACTGCCGGGCTATCGGAAGGTGACACCCATGGTATACTGTGGTGTTTACCCTGCAGAGGGAGAAAAATATGAAGACGTACGTGATGCATTAGATAGACTTCAGGTGAATGATGCAGCCTTAGTCTTTGAAGCAGAAACATCTGCAGCCCTAGGATTTGGTTTCCGTTGTGGCTTTTTAGGACTGCTTCATATGGAAATTATTCAGGAACGATTAGAGCGAGAGTTTAATCTAGATCTTGTGACAACCGCCCCCAGTGTAATTTATCGTGTGACAAAGACCAATGGAGAGGTTGTGATGATTCAAAATCCTGCTAATCTACCAGTGACACAAGAAATTTCAGTGATAGAAGAACCCATTGTAAAGGCAACCATTATGGTGCCTAGTGAATATGCAGGAATCGTGATTGAGCTTTGTCAGGACCGTCGTGGCGAGATGAAGGGAATGGATTATATTGAAGAGACAAGGGTAAATCTTCACTATGAGCTCCCTTTAAATGAAGTGATTTATGATTTCTTTGATGCATTGAAGTCCAAGACTAAGGGATATGGATCCTTAGATTATGAAATGAAGGGGTACAAACCCTCAACCCTTGTTAAATTGGATATTTTAATTAATAGTGAACAGGTGGATGCATTATCCTTTATTGTGCATGAGTCTAAAGCCTATGCCCGTGGTAAGGGAATGTGTGAAAAGCTCAAGGATGAAATACCAAGACATCAATTCCCTGTGCCACTACAAGCCTCAATTGGAACGAAAATAATTGCTAGAGAAACCATCAGAGCCCTAAGAAAAGACGTTTTAGCCAAATGTTACGGTGGAGACATTAGTCGTAAGAAAAAACTACTAGAAAAGCAAAAAAAGGGTAAAAAACGAATGAGACAGGTCGGCAGTGTCGAAGTGCCTCAAAAAGCCTTTATGTCGGTGTTGAAGCTAGACACCTAG
- the spoIIP gene encoding stage II sporulation protein P yields MKKNIVNQYYNLIVLVLLVAILLTTGNLILNREVLADSQGVYEKNQFFLRSIQQVFPAPIEELEISVKRQVERFYSSFFNGLFQVDFKDPLTFVQAQIPVVALHRETVMAGSIPVEKIDPKEVETKPEEGSLGGDLYFADYYEEDDVIQEDHLQETSAQPEMDEDDKGERQEGVYLIDQHNIIDSLAGDLEGALAGLTRPEKIKFQAGKPDILIYHVHGTESYKPISEGNYHSLQREYTVIKVAEIMTEELEKRGYHVIHDTTYHDYPSYSGSYTRGLATARGILKENPSIQVVLDIHRDGYDHIETNPNRQQLIANNQTTINNETTTKFQFVIGPAAENRQRVERFAHFVNAVSDQKYPGLAKPVLVKPYGQFNQFLVDHYALLEVGSNANHIDEAKRTAVYLAEVMADTLDLLKE; encoded by the coding sequence ATGAAAAAAAACATAGTAAACCAGTACTATAATCTAATTGTTCTTGTCTTACTGGTGGCCATTTTGCTTACAACGGGGAATCTTATTTTAAACAGAGAGGTCTTAGCGGACTCCCAGGGTGTATATGAAAAAAATCAATTCTTTCTTAGATCAATTCAACAGGTTTTTCCTGCGCCGATAGAGGAATTGGAAATCAGTGTAAAAAGACAAGTGGAAAGATTTTATTCATCTTTTTTTAATGGCTTGTTTCAAGTGGATTTTAAAGATCCATTGACTTTTGTACAAGCTCAAATTCCAGTTGTGGCCTTGCATCGGGAAACAGTTATGGCTGGATCTATTCCTGTTGAAAAAATAGATCCTAAAGAGGTTGAGACTAAACCTGAAGAGGGTTCCCTAGGTGGGGATTTATATTTTGCAGATTACTATGAAGAAGACGATGTAATACAAGAGGATCATCTCCAAGAAACATCGGCTCAGCCTGAAATGGATGAGGACGATAAGGGGGAGAGACAAGAGGGTGTGTACTTAATTGATCAGCACAACATTATAGATAGTCTAGCGGGAGATTTAGAAGGTGCCTTAGCAGGACTCACAAGACCAGAGAAAATTAAATTTCAAGCAGGTAAGCCCGATATATTGATTTATCACGTCCATGGGACGGAGTCCTACAAACCAATATCTGAGGGGAACTATCATTCATTGCAGAGGGAATACACTGTCATCAAGGTTGCTGAAATCATGACTGAAGAGTTGGAAAAGAGAGGCTATCATGTGATTCATGATACAACATATCACGACTACCCCTCCTATAGTGGCTCTTATACACGGGGCCTCGCCACTGCACGGGGAATTTTAAAGGAGAACCCCTCGATTCAAGTGGTCTTAGATATCCATCGTGATGGCTATGATCACATTGAAACCAATCCAAATCGCCAACAACTCATTGCAAATAATCAGACAACTATTAATAATGAAACCACTACAAAGTTTCAGTTTGTCATTGGACCAGCCGCTGAAAATCGCCAGCGAGTTGAACGATTTGCTCACTTTGTCAATGCGGTCAGTGATCAAAAATACCCAGGACTTGCGAAACCGGTTTTAGTTAAACCCTATGGACAGTTTAATCAATTTTTAGTAGATCACTATGCCCTACTTGAGGTGGGAAGCAATGCCAATCATATTGATGAAGCAAAACGTACAGCTGTTTACTTAGCAGAGGTAATGGCAGACACTTTGGACTTATTGAAGGAATAA
- the gpr gene encoding GPR endopeptidase yields the protein MFQVRTDLALEVRELYQEEKQQEIPGVKVDQEEDTDVLVTRVDVMDQQGAEIMGKKQGMYITLESPGLRKADADLKDHISQVLAKELKALLPERKNLKALVVGLGNWNVTPDALGPKAVAKIHVTRHLFKMYQKESDDHMIEVSAISPGVMGTTGLETGEIIKGIVEHSRPDVVVVVDALASRKMERVNATIQISTTGISPGSGVGNKRMALDEESLGVPVIAVGVPTVVDAATLTNDTIQLVIKAFSKQAQAGSEFYSMLEKLKEEEKYGLIREVLEPYNANVMVTPKEIDDIILDLSQIIANGINIALHPGIDLKDVNRYIH from the coding sequence ATGTTTCAAGTTCGTACAGATTTAGCTTTAGAGGTAAGAGAATTATACCAAGAGGAAAAGCAACAAGAGATTCCAGGTGTTAAGGTAGACCAGGAAGAAGATACTGATGTATTGGTGACTCGTGTTGATGTAATGGATCAACAGGGTGCTGAAATTATGGGGAAGAAACAAGGGATGTATATCACCTTAGAAAGTCCTGGTCTGAGAAAAGCTGATGCAGATTTAAAAGATCATATCAGTCAAGTACTGGCTAAGGAGCTAAAGGCACTGTTGCCTGAACGAAAAAATCTCAAAGCCTTAGTGGTAGGACTGGGCAATTGGAATGTCACGCCAGATGCGCTAGGTCCTAAGGCGGTTGCTAAGATTCATGTGACAAGACATCTATTTAAAATGTATCAAAAGGAAAGCGATGATCATATGATAGAGGTGAGTGCCATTTCCCCTGGGGTGATGGGGACAACGGGGCTTGAAACTGGAGAAATTATTAAGGGAATCGTGGAGCATAGCAGACCTGATGTTGTGGTGGTGGTTGATGCCCTTGCCTCGAGGAAAATGGAACGTGTAAATGCAACGATCCAAATTTCAACAACTGGAATTAGTCCTGGATCAGGTGTGGGAAATAAACGCATGGCATTAGATGAAGAAAGTCTTGGGGTTCCTGTAATCGCAGTAGGAGTACCCACCGTAGTTGATGCAGCTACCCTAACCAATGACACCATTCAACTGGTGATTAAGGCTTTTTCAAAGCAAGCTCAGGCGGGCTCTGAATTTTATAGCATGCTGGAGAAGCTCAAGGAAGAAGAGAAATATGGATTGATTCGTGAAGTGTTGGAGCCTTATAATGCCAATGTCATGGTGACGCCAAAGGAAATTGATGATATCATTTTAGACCTTTCTCAGATTATTGCCAATGGGATCAATATTGCCCTACATCCGGGAATAGACCTAAAAGATGTCAATCGATACATTCATTAA
- the rpsT gene encoding 30S ribosomal protein S20 — protein MANIKSAQKRIKVIAKKTARNRMIKSQLKTAIKRFEEAVEAGNLEEAKVKLTFVEKKLSQAAAKGTVHKSSASRKISRLAIRLNKAI, from the coding sequence TTGGCAAATATTAAATCTGCACAAAAGAGAATTAAAGTAATCGCTAAGAAAACTGCAAGAAACAGAATGATCAAATCTCAATTAAAGACTGCTATTAAACGATTTGAAGAAGCTGTAGAGGCTGGTAACTTAGAAGAAGCAAAGGTAAAGTTAACTTTCGTAGAAAAGAAGCTTAGTCAAGCTGCTGCTAAGGGAACTGTTCATAAGTCAAGCGCGTCTAGAAAAATCTCTAGATTAGCAATCAGATTAAACAAAGCAATTTAA
- the holA gene encoding DNA polymerase III subunit delta, with protein sequence MSYKEIVASINKNQIENLYLLYGEESYLMENIAQKLKKKVVSSGFEELNFSYFEGKDITVEKLIDACETLPFMAEEKLVLIKNFDAFQGKRKSISEVEEEELIHYIAKLPRTTCLVFYGTTSVDSRKKIVKAVKKHGKHYEFQKLKELELEKWISKKLKQATKTIERRELSLLTANLDYLGRNTNQSLYDVDNEINKLVAFMGKEERVIHTHIEAIMTNNLQNDIFKLLDAIGNRNGREALRRLHQMVTEGEPIMRVLFTMSNQIKNILSIKLLVEDGYSSKMAADKISVHPYVASKCEQQSRGFRIEALIRIMQMSLEIDKMIKTGRIDERIGIELLVVEMCKTE encoded by the coding sequence ATGAGTTATAAAGAAATCGTCGCTAGTATTAATAAAAATCAAATAGAAAACCTCTATCTACTCTACGGAGAAGAATCCTATTTAATGGAGAACATTGCCCAGAAGCTTAAAAAGAAGGTAGTCTCCTCAGGATTTGAAGAATTGAACTTCAGTTATTTTGAAGGGAAAGACATTACGGTGGAGAAACTCATTGATGCCTGTGAGACACTTCCTTTTATGGCAGAAGAAAAATTGGTACTGATTAAAAACTTCGATGCCTTTCAAGGAAAGCGAAAGTCTATTTCTGAGGTAGAGGAAGAAGAATTAATTCATTACATAGCTAAGTTACCAAGGACAACCTGCCTTGTCTTTTATGGGACAACCAGTGTAGATAGCCGAAAAAAGATTGTTAAGGCGGTCAAGAAGCATGGGAAGCACTATGAGTTTCAAAAACTTAAGGAGTTGGAACTTGAAAAATGGATTTCGAAAAAGTTAAAACAGGCTACAAAAACAATTGAGAGACGAGAGCTTTCTTTGTTAACTGCAAATTTAGATTATCTAGGAAGAAATACAAACCAAAGTTTGTATGATGTTGATAATGAAATCAATAAGCTGGTGGCTTTTATGGGAAAAGAAGAGCGAGTCATCCATACCCATATTGAAGCAATCATGACCAACAACCTTCAAAATGATATTTTCAAGCTGTTGGATGCAATTGGCAATCGGAATGGTCGTGAAGCCCTACGTAGGTTACACCAAATGGTGACAGAGGGAGAACCTATTATGAGGGTACTCTTTACCATGAGTAATCAGATCAAAAATATTTTATCTATTAAATTATTAGTTGAGGACGGCTACTCATCAAAGATGGCAGCAGATAAAATTAGCGTTCATCCCTATGTGGCTTCAAAATGTGAACAGCAAAGTAGAGGCTTTAGAATTGAAGCCTTGATTCGAATTATGCAAATGTCCTTGGAAATAGATAAGATGATTAAAACAGGTAGAATAGATGAGCGGATCGGGATTGAATTACTGGTTGTAGAAATGTGCAAGACTGAGTAG
- a CDS encoding ComEC/Rec2 family competence protein, giving the protein MKRRFSYILICVVIGIVVGYVTGYHLSLKGVGLLFILLFLYNVLFDRNETMVVGVLFVLLGSFVYGNVMLSTTIFKNAEVVPEVIGSITQQLRSQRGFVEYEFNLEYVMGGEGQVAINEKALLRLTQPMGQASYYQPGDWIKLSHIKVKNTLDGESLQGYDFYLKGRGYQSIIETNGNQTMKLQSQDWNLRQTSDKMKKSVEYYFDDLLAEKNSRLIKSIIFGNQGYLSREELDLFSKAGTAHIIAVSGLHVGLFVLLIQETLRILGMGRNQTLLITAIIILFYGYLVNFPVSIIRASSMYYLYLLAYFLRRRYDSINMLCLVAVILLIINPLQLFSISFQLSFVATLSILLLYKPICDRLGSLPKKVKQLMAITLAAQIGTIPIIAYHFQQVSVVSLLTNIAIVPILAPLLIVALCGFAISFISFGLSQLIAYSVNGLLSYIFWIMEGANQIPFSSLSTGAIDIFVILCYYLILTAIRLNLRRKEIS; this is encoded by the coding sequence ATGAAAAGACGCTTCTCTTATATACTGATATGTGTTGTGATAGGAATTGTGGTCGGATACGTAACTGGATATCATCTTAGTTTAAAAGGCGTAGGCCTCCTTTTTATTCTTTTGTTTTTGTATAATGTATTATTTGATCGGAATGAGACCATGGTTGTAGGGGTTCTATTTGTGCTCCTGGGAAGCTTTGTATACGGAAATGTGATGCTTTCAACTACAATTTTTAAGAACGCTGAAGTGGTCCCAGAGGTAATCGGTAGCATTACCCAACAACTTCGAAGCCAAAGGGGATTTGTAGAATATGAATTCAATCTTGAATATGTGATGGGTGGAGAAGGGCAGGTTGCAATTAATGAAAAAGCCCTTCTGCGGTTGACTCAGCCCATGGGACAAGCTTCTTATTACCAACCTGGAGATTGGATTAAACTAAGTCATATAAAGGTTAAAAATACCCTTGATGGTGAAAGCCTCCAGGGCTACGACTTTTATTTAAAGGGTAGGGGATATCAAAGTATAATTGAAACCAATGGCAATCAAACGATGAAATTACAAAGTCAGGACTGGAACTTAAGACAAACAAGTGATAAAATGAAAAAATCGGTGGAATATTATTTTGACGATTTATTAGCTGAAAAAAATAGTCGGTTAATAAAAAGTATTATTTTTGGAAACCAAGGCTACTTATCTAGAGAGGAACTAGACTTGTTTTCTAAGGCTGGTACAGCCCATATCATTGCTGTATCAGGACTACATGTGGGACTATTTGTGCTTCTCATCCAAGAGACCCTAAGGATTTTGGGTATGGGTAGAAATCAAACACTTTTAATTACCGCAATAATCATTTTGTTTTATGGATATCTGGTGAATTTTCCAGTATCCATTATTAGAGCTTCATCTATGTATTATCTTTATCTTTTAGCTTATTTTTTACGACGGAGATATGATAGTATCAATATGCTCTGTCTTGTGGCAGTGATCCTACTAATCATCAACCCACTACAGCTATTTTCTATTTCTTTTCAGCTATCATTTGTGGCAACCTTAAGTATTTTACTACTTTACAAACCAATATGTGATAGACTAGGGAGTCTGCCTAAAAAAGTGAAACAATTAATGGCCATTACCTTGGCGGCACAAATCGGAACAATCCCCATTATCGCATACCACTTTCAACAAGTATCTGTGGTCTCGTTATTAACAAACATAGCCATTGTACCTATATTAGCACCACTTCTAATTGTGGCACTCTGTGGCTTTGCAATTAGTTTTATTTCATTTGGTTTATCTCAACTGATTGCCTACTCGGTAAATGGGCTACTAAGCTATATTTTTTGGATAATGGAGGGGGCAAATCAAATCCCCTTCAGTAGTTTATCTACTGGAGCAATTGACATCTTCGTCATCCTTTGCTATTATCTAATCTTGACAGCAATTAGATTAAACCTGAGAAGGAAGGAAATATCATGA
- a CDS encoding MBL fold metallo-hydrolase, with the protein MKLTVLGCYGPYPKAGGACSGYLLEDKEIKILVDCGNGVLSRFFQHCHDINELDAIFISHLHPDHMSDLMVMKYAIGIGQMQGKVKQSIPIYLPSSPKEDYDRIQYNDAFVRHMIAEDTEVNIKGIKINFKKTNHPVECYGMSFEKNGKRLVYSGDTKYFPELEVFAKNCDLFLCEGGILEKDITENTPHLSAKQAAEIALNANLKRVVLTHFWPETRPYNLYAEAREVFPNILELAEEGKAYFI; encoded by the coding sequence ATGAAACTAACGGTATTAGGCTGCTATGGTCCTTATCCTAAGGCCGGTGGTGCCTGTTCAGGGTACTTACTAGAGGATAAAGAGATTAAAATACTAGTCGATTGTGGGAATGGTGTCTTATCTAGGTTTTTTCAACACTGCCACGACATAAATGAATTAGACGCTATATTCATCAGTCATCTTCATCCGGATCATATGAGTGATTTAATGGTGATGAAATATGCCATTGGCATCGGTCAAATGCAAGGTAAGGTAAAACAATCCATTCCAATCTATTTACCATCTAGTCCTAAGGAGGATTATGATCGGATTCAATATAACGATGCCTTTGTACGACATATGATTGCAGAGGACACAGAGGTTAACATTAAAGGAATAAAGATTAATTTCAAGAAAACCAATCATCCCGTTGAATGCTACGGGATGTCCTTTGAAAAGAATGGCAAACGATTGGTTTACTCTGGAGACACAAAATATTTTCCGGAATTAGAAGTATTTGCCAAAAATTGTGATTTATTCTTATGTGAGGGGGGAATCTTAGAAAAAGACATAACTGAAAACACCCCCCATTTATCAGCAAAGCAGGCAGCAGAAATTGCATTAAATGCGAATTTAAAAAGAGTGGTATTAACACATTTTTGGCCTGAGACGAGACCCTACAACCTATATGCTGAAGCCAGGGAGGTATTTCCCAATATCTTAGAGCTTGCAGAAGAAGGAAAGGCTTACTTTATTTAA